One Miscanthus floridulus cultivar M001 chromosome 11, ASM1932011v1, whole genome shotgun sequence DNA window includes the following coding sequences:
- the LOC136491326 gene encoding scarecrow-like protein 8, producing the protein MEPGAPWRDPRQGYAYGVGSAMHMQLQQRPDAAAGGGVLKRSLGELERWQHHQQQQQVAAQQELYLRTVRQRTAAAVDIAALLGGTPARPLVLPGSSFGGALASPSSTLSSLTTASRAAVPLMQPQLQRQVPLMTSSPQTQAFGLSRAPPLPKPAASSELFILQELEKQLLDDDDDDEPVAAMSGTGSAVTNSEWEETIQQLSSIAATPSPGLPAAATPNNNNNVGMTRSPSNSSSSTVSSSASCSPPAPGAASRQLLSEAAVAIAEGHHDAAATHLAALKPATNQHGDAEQRLIAMMVEALSSRIGRAASAPAQHLAELCSDDQRAGSQLLQDISPCFRVALLAASVAIVEAVGDHRAIHVVDFDVSLSQHAALIQYLADRRVQGRSLKVTAVTDPSSPFSQSQTASLPAILEALKKLAERAGVEYRFNVVSCRAAELDASRLCCEPGEAVAVNLAFALSHVPDESVSPANPRDELLRRVRALGPQVVTLVEQELNTNTAPLAARFTDACAHYGAILESLDATLGRETAEKARAAEAALWKKAANAVGRDGPDRLERCEVFGKWRARFGMAGFRPVSLGSGIAEQLVGARVGPVPHGFTVKAENGVLRLCWMGRVVTVASAWR; encoded by the coding sequence ATGGAGCCAGGCGCGCCGTGGCGCGATCCGCGCCAGGGGTACGCCTACGGGGTCGGATCGGCGATGCACATGCAGCTGCAGCAGCGGCCAGACGCGGCCGCTGGTGGAGGAGTGCTGAAGAGGAGCCTCGGCGAGCTGGAGAGGTGGcagcaccaccagcagcagcagcaggtggcgGCGCAGCAGGAGCTGTACCTGCGCACCGTGAGGCAGCGCACGGCTGCGGCGGTCGATATCGCCGCCTTGCTGGGAGGGACCCCGGCTCGGCCTCTGGTTCTCCCCGGGTCCAGCTTCGGAGGGGCCCTGGCGTCGCCTTCGTCGACGCTGTCGTCGCTCACCACCGCGTCCAGGGCGGCGGTGCCGCTGATGCAGCCGCAGCTGCAGCGGCAGGTGCCGCTCATGACGTCCTCACCGCAGACGCAGGCCTTCGGGCTGTCCAGGGCGCCGCCGCTGCCTAAGCCGGCGGCCTCGAGCGAGCTGTTCATTTTGCAGGAGCTCGAGAAGCAGCTgctggacgacgacgacgacgacgagccgGTGGCGGCGATGAGCGGCACCGGTTCCGCGGTCACCAACTCCGAGTGGGAGGAGACGATACAGCAACTCAGCTCCATCGCGGCCACGCCGTCGCCCGGGCTCCCTGCAGCGGCGACCCCAAACAACAACAATAACGTGGGGATGACGAGGTCACCTTCAAACTCTTCCTCCTCCACGGTATCTTCATCCGCGTCCTGCTCGCCGCCGGCCCCGGGGGCGGCGTCGAGGCAGCTATTGTCGGAAGCCGCGGTCGCTATCGCGGAAGGCCACCATGACGCGGCGGCCACCCATCTGGCCGCCCTGAAGCCCGCGACCAACCAGCACGGCGACGCGGAACAGCGGCTGATTGCCATGATGGTGGAGGCGCTGTCCTCCCGCATTGGCCGGGCCGCCTCCGCCCCAGCTCAACACCTCGCCGAGCTCTGCAGCGACGACCAGCGCGCCGGGTCCCAACTCCTCCAGGACATCTCACCGTGCTTCCGCGTCGCCCTCCTCGCCGCCAGCGTCGCCATCGTCGAAGCAGTGGGCGACCACCGCGCCATCCACGTCGTCGACTTCGACGTCAGCCTCTCCCAGCACGCGGCTCTCATCCAGTACCTCGCTGACCGACGCGTGCAGGGCAGGTCCCTAAAGGTCACCGCCGTCACCGACCCGAGCTCACCGTTCTCGCAGTCTCAAACTGCATCGCTACCCGCCATCCTGGAGGCGCTGAAGAAGCTCGCCGAGCGAGCTGGCGTGGAGTACCGCTTTAACGTCGTCAGCTGCAGAGCAGCAGAGCTGGACGCGTCCAGGCTGTGCTGCGAGCCCGGGGAGGCGGTGGCAGTCAACCTCGCCTTCGCACTCTCCCACGTGCCCGACGAGAGCGTCTCTCCGGCCAACCCCCGCGACGAGCTGCTCCGCCGCGTGCGCGCGCTGGGCCCACAGGTGGTGACCCTCGTCGAGCAGGAACTGAACACCAACACGGCCCCGCTGGCGGCGCGCTTCACGGACGCGTGCGCGCACTACGGCGCCATCCTGGAGTCGCTGGATGCGACGCTAGGGCGGGAGACTGCGGAGAAGGCCAGGGCCGCCGAGGCGGCCCTGTGGAAGAAGGCGGCGAACGCGGTCGGCCGGGATGGCCCCGACCGGCTGGAGCGGTGCGAGGTCTTCGGCAAGTGGCGCGCCAGGTTCGGCATGGCGGGCTTCCGCCCGGTGTCGCTCGGCTCGGGCATTGCGGAACAGCTGGTCGGCGCCCGCGTCGGCCCGGTGCCGCACGGGTTCACAGTCAAGGCGGAGAACGGCGTGCTCCGGCTCTGTTGGATGGGGCGCGTGGTGACCGTCGCCTCGGCGTGGCGCTAG